In uncultured Ilyobacter sp., a genomic segment contains:
- a CDS encoding NAD(P)H-dependent oxidoreductase subunit E, which produces MNCENNYKKNMFSELDTFISELETKEGELISVLHKAQDMFGYLPVEVQEFIGEKMGIPISQIYGVITFYSFFTTTPKGEHPISVCMGTACYVNGSETILNELTRELGVKVGETTNDGKFSIDVLRCIGACGMAPIIKIGNKTYGRVEAEQIKHILKEYE; this is translated from the coding sequence ATGAATTGTGAAAATAATTACAAAAAAAACATGTTCAGTGAACTAGATACTTTTATTAGTGAACTTGAAACAAAAGAAGGCGAACTCATAAGCGTACTGCACAAAGCCCAAGATATGTTTGGATATCTACCTGTAGAGGTTCAGGAGTTCATAGGTGAAAAAATGGGGATACCTATTTCTCAGATTTACGGTGTTATTACTTTTTATTCCTTTTTTACAACTACACCAAAGGGCGAACATCCAATCTCTGTATGCATGGGAACAGCCTGCTATGTAAATGGGTCTGAAACTATCTTAAACGAGCTGACAAGAGAACTAGGAGTCAAGGTTGGTGAAACTACAAATGATGGAAAATTCTCCATAGATGTACTCAGATGCATCGGTGCCTGCGGTATGGCGCCTATTATAAAGATAGGAAACAAGACCTATGGCAGGGTAGAGGCTGAGCAGATAAAACATATATTAAAAGAATATGAGTAA
- a CDS encoding alpha/beta hydrolase — MRVWDDVESPKGVIQIIHGMGEHSQRYDTIARWFNKEGYLVYGDDHRGHGYSVTSIEDLGSIEGGFEALVEDEKYITDFISRNHPRLPVYVLGHSMGSFIAQGHMLDLSHFVNGYILTGSCGKRMAETFSGWILSGIIRVFFDRRKSPLMKKLIFLGYNRKVGKKKTAFDWLTRREEVVQDYIEDPFCGFVYTSGFYFSFLKYLKNLFSKKTFESVQRSVPVFILSGKSDPVGLYGRGVEKLLKFYKRNHFNFVEMKLYPDARHEILNETNSIEVLEDIKNWMENKK, encoded by the coding sequence ATGAGAGTTTGGGATGATGTAGAAAGCCCTAAGGGAGTGATACAGATCATCCACGGTATGGGAGAGCACAGCCAGAGGTATGATACCATAGCTAGGTGGTTCAATAAAGAGGGATATTTAGTATATGGAGACGATCACAGAGGACACGGATATTCAGTGACTAGTATAGAAGATTTGGGGAGTATAGAGGGTGGATTTGAAGCTCTTGTAGAGGACGAGAAATATATAACTGATTTTATATCAAGGAATCATCCCAGGCTACCAGTCTATGTGCTAGGTCATAGCATGGGTTCCTTTATAGCCCAGGGTCATATGTTGGACCTATCACATTTTGTAAATGGGTATATTCTTACAGGATCATGTGGTAAGAGGATGGCAGAGACTTTTTCAGGGTGGATTCTGAGTGGAATTATAAGAGTGTTTTTTGATAGGAGAAAGAGTCCCCTCATGAAAAAGCTGATCTTTTTGGGATACAACAGAAAGGTTGGAAAGAAAAAGACTGCTTTTGACTGGCTCACAAGGAGAGAAGAAGTTGTACAAGATTATATAGAGGACCCTTTTTGTGGCTTTGTCTATACCTCGGGATTTTATTTTTCATTTTTGAAATATCTGAAAAATCTCTTTAGCAAAAAAACTTTTGAATCTGTACAAAGGTCTGTACCAGTTTTTATACTATCTGGTAAGTCAGACCCTGTGGGATTATATGGTCGGGGAGTAGAAAAATTACTAAAATTTTATAAAAGAAATCATTTTAATTTCGTAGAAATGAAGCTCTATCCCGATGCTAGGCATGAGATTCTAAATGAGACAAACAGTATAGAGGTTCTAGAAGATATTAAAAACTGGATGGAGAATAAAAAATAG